The genomic region ACCGTGAGGTTGTCCTTGGTGTCGGTCAGGTCGACCTTCACCGTCTGGCCGTCGCGGATCTGGCCGGCGAGGAGGGCCTTGGCGAGCTGGTCGCCGATGGCCGACTGCACCAGCCGGCGCAGTGGGCGGGCACCGTAGATCGGGTCGTACCCGTGCTCGGCCAGCCAACCGCGGGCCGCCTCGGTGATCTCCAGGCCCAGCCGGCGGTCGGCGAGTCGACGCCGCAGCCGGTCGAGCTGGATGTCCACGATGGACCGCAGGTCGTCACCCCGCAGGGCGGCGAAGACCACGATGTCGTCCAGCCGGTTGAGGAACTCCGGCTTGAAGTGCGAGCGGACGACCGCCAGCACCCCCTCGCGGCGCTGCTCCTCGGCCAGCGTCAGGTCGCTGATCACCGACGACCCGAGGTTGGAGGTCAGGATCAGGATCGCGTTGCGGAAGTCCACCGTGCGGCCCTGGCCGTCGGTGAGCCGGCCGTCGTCGAGCACCTGGAGCAGGATGTCGAAGACGTCCGGGTGGGCCTTCTCCACCTCGTCCAGCAGGATCACCGAGTACGGCCGGCGCCGCACCGCCTCCGTGAGCTGCCCGCCCTCCTCGTAGCCGACGTAGCCGGGCGGGGCGCCGACGAGCCGGGCGACGGAGTGCTTCTCGCCGTACTCGCTCATGTCGATGCGGACCATGGCCCGCTCGTCGTCGAAGAGGAACTCGGCGAGCGCCTTGGCCAGCTCGGTCTTGCCGACACCGGTCGGGCCGAGGAAGAGGAAGCTGCCGGTCGGGCGGTCCGGGTCGGCCACGCCGGCCCGGGCGCGGCGGACCGCGTCGGAGACCGCGCCGACGGCCTCGGGCTGGCCGACCACGCGGGCCCGCAGCGACTCCTCCATGCGGAGCAGCTTGGCGGTCTCACCCTCGAGCAGGCGGCCGGCCGGGATGCCGGTCCAGGAGGCGACCACGGCGGCGATGTCGTCGGCGCCGACCTCCTCCTTGAGCATCGCGCCGTCGGCCTGGAGACCGGCCAACTCCTCCTCGGCCCGCGCCAACTCGGCCTTGAGCGTCGGGATGCGGCCGTACCGCAGCTCGGCGGCCCGCTCCAGCTCGCCGTCGCGCTCGGCGCGCTCGGCCTCGCCACCGAGCCGCTCCAGCTCCTCCTTGGCGGTGGAGAGCTTGGTGATGTGGTCCTTCTCCAGCTTCCAGCGCTCGGAGAGCGCGGTCAGCTGCTCGCGCTTGTCGGCCAACTCCTTGCGCAGTCGCTCCAGCCGCTCTGCGGAGGCGGCGTCCGGCTCCTTGGCCAGCGCCATCTCCTCGATCTCCAGCCGGCGCACCGCCCGCTCGATCTCGTCCACCTCGACCGGGCGGGAGTCGATCTCCATCCGGAGCCGGGACGCGGACTCGTCGACCAGGTCGATCGCCTTGTCCGGCAGGAACCGGTCGGTGATGTAGCGGTCGGAGAGGGTGGCGGCGGCGACCAGCGCGGCGTCGGTGATGCGTACGCCATGGTGCACCTCGTAGCGCTCCTTGAGGCCACGCAGGATGCCGATGGTGTCCTCGATCGTCGGCTCGCCGACCAGCACCGGCTGGAAGCGTCGCTCCAGTGCCGGGTCCTTCTCGATGTGCTCGCGGTACTCGTCCAGCGTGGTGGCGCCCACCATGCGCAGCTCACCGCGGGCCAGCATCGGCTTGAGCATGTTGCCGGCGTCCATCGAGCCCTCGCCCTTGCCGGCGCCGACCACGGTGTGCAGCTCGTCGAGGAACGTGATGACCTGTCCGTCGGAGTTCTTGATCTCCTCCAGGACGGACTTCAGCCGCTCCTCGAACTGCCCGCGGTACGACGCGCCGGCGACCATCGCGCCCAGGTCGAGCGAGACGAGCTTCTTGTCCCGCAGCGACTCCGGCACGTCGCCGGCGACGATCCGCTGGGCCAGCCCCTCGACGATCGCGGTCTTGCCGACGCCCGGCTCGCCGATGAGCACCGGGTTGTTCTTCGTACGCCGGGACAGCACCTGGATCACCCGGCGGATCTCCGAGTCCCGGCCGATGACCGGGTCGATCTTGCCGGCCCGAGCGCTGGCGGTCAGGTCGACGCCGTACTTGGCCAGGGCCTGGTAGGTCTGCTCCGGGTCGGCGGTGGTGACCCGCCGGTCACCGCCGCGAACGGTCGGGAACGCGGCGACCAGGTTCTCCTCGGTGGCGCCGGCGGTCTTGAGCGCGCTCGCCACCGCGCCGCCCACCCGGGCCAGGCCGGCCAGCAGGTGCTCGGTGGAGGTGTACTCGTCGCCCAGCGGCCGGGCGATCTGCTCGGCGGCGCCGATGGCGTTGACGAACTCGCGAGCGAGGGTCGGCTCGGCGATGCTGGACCCGCGCGCGGCGGGCAGGCCGTCGACCGCGCGCTGGGCGACCCGGCGCAGCTCGGCGGGGTCGGCCCCGACGGCGCGCAGCAGACCGGCGGCGGTCGAGCCGTCGGTGTCCAGCAGTGACAGCAGCAGGTGCCAGGGCTCCACGGTGGCGTGGCCGCGCTGGTTCGCCAGCGCGACGGCACCGGTGATGGTTTCGCGGCTCTTGGTGGTGAGACGTTCCGTGTTCATGGGCTCCCCTGGGATCGGCGTGTCCACTAGGAAGGACACAACCAGAGTTGAGCCTATTCCGCTCAACCCTGGCAGTGTGAGCCCGGTCACTCCCGCCGGCGCCGGCGCCGGCGGGATCGTGACAGCAGCGGGATCGATCACGGTGACCGCATC from Micromonospora sp. WMMD812 harbors:
- the clpB gene encoding ATP-dependent chaperone ClpB, coding for MNTERLTTKSRETITGAVALANQRGHATVEPWHLLLSLLDTDGSTAAGLLRAVGADPAELRRVAQRAVDGLPAARGSSIAEPTLAREFVNAIGAAEQIARPLGDEYTSTEHLLAGLARVGGAVASALKTAGATEENLVAAFPTVRGGDRRVTTADPEQTYQALAKYGVDLTASARAGKIDPVIGRDSEIRRVIQVLSRRTKNNPVLIGEPGVGKTAIVEGLAQRIVAGDVPESLRDKKLVSLDLGAMVAGASYRGQFEERLKSVLEEIKNSDGQVITFLDELHTVVGAGKGEGSMDAGNMLKPMLARGELRMVGATTLDEYREHIEKDPALERRFQPVLVGEPTIEDTIGILRGLKERYEVHHGVRITDAALVAAATLSDRYITDRFLPDKAIDLVDESASRLRMEIDSRPVEVDEIERAVRRLEIEEMALAKEPDAASAERLERLRKELADKREQLTALSERWKLEKDHITKLSTAKEELERLGGEAERAERDGELERAAELRYGRIPTLKAELARAEEELAGLQADGAMLKEEVGADDIAAVVASWTGIPAGRLLEGETAKLLRMEESLRARVVGQPEAVGAVSDAVRRARAGVADPDRPTGSFLFLGPTGVGKTELAKALAEFLFDDERAMVRIDMSEYGEKHSVARLVGAPPGYVGYEEGGQLTEAVRRRPYSVILLDEVEKAHPDVFDILLQVLDDGRLTDGQGRTVDFRNAILILTSNLGSSVISDLTLAEEQRREGVLAVVRSHFKPEFLNRLDDIVVFAALRGDDLRSIVDIQLDRLRRRLADRRLGLEITEAARGWLAEHGYDPIYGARPLRRLVQSAIGDQLAKALLAGQIRDGQTVKVDLTDTKDNLTVTPA